DNA from Candidatus Angelobacter sp.:
CAGAGAGTCTGCCGCCTTGATTCGAGATTCTTCCACCGACTGGTGGAGCAATGTCTTTGTAAGCCATAATCGTCAGTTCAAAGTTTCAATTCGAGGGATGAGAAATAAGGCCAAGGTGTAGTAAATCAAGATAACTTTTCCGCGGAGGACTCTTCTGAACGAGGGCCTTGACCGGGCACGGCCGCCGAGTAGTTCAATCATGGTCTTTCAACTTCCCAAAATGAAACCGATGCCGGCCCTGGCTGGGCTCACAATTCTGCGTTTAATGTGTTCAACCGGTACGGTGCTGTCGGCTGGAAGCGTTGACCAAGAGGTGCAGAAACAACTGAAAGCCCAGTGCGGTAAGATGGAGCCAGAAGGTAGCACAGCCAATGCTATTGATTGAACAAACATCCAAAACGAAGAGCCGATCGGGAAACGAATCAGCGGACTATTGACACCCCTGAACCCCCTCCTTAGAGTCGGGCTGATCCATTGCAATCCTGCCCGCCTGCACGGCGGGTGCGATGGCCAGGGCATGCTGTGGAATGAGAAAGCTCACATCAGAGGATACCAGCTATCGCGGCAGTTGGTTCACTGTCGCCCTTTTGCTCAGCCTCGCCGAGTTATTTTCTGGCTGTGGGCAGGGCGGCCATCAGGCGGTCGTCAAACATGTTTCTGGTGCCCCTTCCTATGAAGATTTCGAGAGCATCCCGATAGCTTTGGAGCCAGTATGGTCCCCCACTGGGCAGGAATTACTGTACATGGCCAGCACGATGGTGCGAAAGGAGTTTAGGATTTATCGGGTTTCGGCGGAGGGAGGAGCGCCACAACTGCTGCTGGACGATGTCACGGCAGGCGAGCCCGCGTGGTCTCCAGACGGTCGGCGCATCGCATTTACCTCCAAACGCAGTGGCCGGCCCCAAGTGTGGTTGATGAATCGGGACGGCACAGGGCTGGAGCAGCTCACCAGGTCTTCTGCCGAATTTACCGGCCAAGCTTCCTGGTCGCCGAATGGCAAGGAGGTGGCGTTCTTCTCCATCCCCAAGCCTCAGATTTGGGTCATTTCTCTGGCCGACCGGAAGCCACGTCCGTTCGCCGTCGGCAATCACCCGGCGTGGTCACCCGATGGCAAGCGGATCGCCTTTGTGGAAGTTGCTTCTGAGACCAACAGCGTGACCGTCAAAGATGTCGCTACTGGCGCGGTGAAGAATCTCCGATGTTCCCAGACCATGAGCGGCGACAACCCCGCCATGCCCAGGGTCAGTTGGTCAGCCGATGGTCAGCACCTGATTTCAGCGATTCTAACCAACGGTTGCTGGCAGATAATTGTCATCGATGTCGGAAAAGACGCCCTCGAAGCGATGAGCTCGCTTGACGGCTCAATATTATCTCAAACGGTTTCGCCAGATGGACAGCGCATCGCGTGCTCTATCGAGGATACCGACCATCCGCCATCTATCCAAGTGCGTGCTGCCAATGGCACGGACAAAAAGCAGATCACGGCTGTCCCGGCGTTTGTTAGAGCGAAGTTGGTCACCTACACAAGCGCCGATGGCCTCAAGATTCCTGCGTTCCTTTACCTGCCAAAGGCTGATACTGCGAGACTCCCCGCCATCGTTTGGCTGCACGGGGGCGCGCACGGGTTCGCTGGGAACCAGTTTGACGATCAAATCCAGTATTTTGCCGCGCACGGGTTCGTTGTGCTGGCGGTAAACTTTCGTTCCAGTGCCGGCTTCGGACCCGATCTGGCGAGGCTCGATCCCACGGGCAAAAAGCAGATGGAGGACGTCGTCGCCTCGACCGCATATCTAAAGACCGTATCTGGCGTGGACCCCAACCGTATCGCTGTGCTGGGTCAGAGTGGAGGAGCCCTTCTGGCGCTGTTTGCGATTACCCATGAACCGGGCCTGTTTGCGGCAGCGGTGGACTTTTACGGGCCAACGGATTTGGTAACCTGGTACAAGAACAGTCGAGAGTCACGTGCCATGCTCATCGCGATCCTGGGCGGAACCCCCACTGAAAAGCCTGATGCTTACCGAGCTGCATCGCCCGACAAGTTCGTCGAAAATATCCGCACGCCCCTTCTGATCGTTCATGGTGATGCCGATGCTGCAGTGCCCATCAGCCAGGCTCTCGAATTGGCCAAATTGCTGCAGAAAGCCAACAAGCGATTTGAGTTGGTCCGCATCGAGGGCGGTGATCATGGCTTTCGAACGCGCAGGGCAGAGGCTTTGGAAAGGACATTTGTCTTCCTCTCCAACACGCTGCGCAACTGAAGAAGATCGAGCTCTCTCTGCTGGACTCCGATTTTCGGCGGAGGGGTTGCTAAACGTCTCATACGTGGGATGAGAAAATCCCAACTGCGAGCGTTTTGCTATGCCCAAAGCGATCGTTGGCGGCCCAGATGTCCAGCCCGGTGCCGTCGCCGCGAATGAACGGGAGAATGGGGTTATCCGGGACAGTCAGCCGACCGTTTTGAGTGGTGATTTTGGCGCCAGCGGGTGGAGTCACGTCTTTATAAGCCATGATTGTCAGTTCAAAGTTTCAAGATAAGGGTTTGAGAGAAATGTCGAATACGAGGGAAATCAAGATAACTTTTTCGTCGAGGACCCGTCCGAACGCGGAATCATTGGCCCAGCTTCTCCCGGTGCGGTTGATGATCTCGATTCCACCGAACCAAGGCCGCATCGCTGGTGTCTTCGAAAAGGAGTTGCAGCGTGGGCGATTCGACATGGCCGTCGCAAAACGCCACATTGGCCTTGCCTTGATGACGCGCATCGGATCTCTCGGTGCTTCCCAAATAATCCTGCAGGCCGTAAATCCGCCATAACGCCATTCCACCATCGTGGATGATTTTGTTTCCTCCTTCAAATCCGTCGCCGATCGCCATCATCTCGCTGGGATTTGCAACTTCCGATTCATTCACAGGCGGCGCGGCCAAACGCGGGCCGTTCCAAACATTATGCCCGCCAAGTCCGAGTGAATTCATATCCGTCCGCGCGCTCAACCCATACCAGTTGTAACCATAACTTGCGTAGCCTTTGTCCGGAGAAAAACCGGACGGCTTGTGGGCCGAGGGACATTGCCAGACGCCTTGGCTCAAATATTGGGAAACGGAAGTTCGATTCGTAGAGTTTGAAAGCTGCGTGTGCTGCAAAACAGCTATCCAACTCGGGTTTATCACCAACGGATACGTGTGATTCTCTGTGACGGCTCCCTGTAGAGCGAGACCAAGCTGACGCACGTTATTGACGCAAACCATTTGCCGCGCCCTTTCTTTTGCTTTCAAAACTGCCACGATTAAAAGCGCAGTGAGAACCGCAATGACGGCAATAACGCCCAGCAATTCGATCAATGTAAATCCGGATCCCGGGGCTCTTGTTGGCAAGCGCATGATCGTTCAGAGCAACATACTCCAAAACATCATGCGCGGCTATTTCAAGTCACCGCGACTGACTGTGATGCCAGCGGTTCGTCAGCAAATTGAGACTTCACTTGAGCCACCGCGTTCTCCGCTGTCAGTCCGTGTTTCTGGCGCAGGTAATCCACACTGGAAGCATGTTCAATGAATTGATCAGGCCAGCCGATGCGCACGACCGGCGTCGTGACATGCTTGTCACTGAACAGTTCGAGAACCGAACTGCCGTAACCACCCATGAGCGCGTGGTCTTCCAACGTGACCACCACGTCGGCCGCGCGACCAAAGAATTCCGTGATCGCGGCGTCGAGCGGTTTCGTGAAGCGCGGATTGATGATGGCGCAGTCGCAGCCGTCCGCCGCGAGTTGTTCAGCGGCTTGGCGCGCCATTTTCTGCATGTTGCCGAGCGCGAAGAACGCGACCTTCCGTCCGCCACCCCTCACCCTGCCCCTCTCCCCCTCCGATGGGGAGAGGGAATCGGAAAGAGGTGAAAAGTTTTGGATCACTTCCGCTTTGCCGATTTCGAGCAGGCGCGGCATGTCCTTGATCGGCACGCCTTCCGCCGGCCCGCGCGGATAGCGGATGAAACAGGGATGATTCTGGTGCGTCGCGGTGAACATCATGTCCACCAGTTCGTCCTCGTCCTTCGGCGCCATCGCGATGAGGTTCGGCAGGCAGCGCAGATAGGCGATGTCGAACAAGCCGTGGTGCGTCGGGCCGTCGTTGGCGCTCAGGCCGGCGCGGTCCATGCAGAAAATCACCGGCAAATCCTGGAGGCAAACGTCGTGATGCAGGCAGTCGTAGGCGCGCTGGAGGAACGTCGAGTAAATCGCGCAAACGGGATGGTAACCCATCGTCGCCATACCCGCGGCGAAAATAACGCCGTGCTCCTCGGCGATGCCCACGTCGTAGTAGCGGGTGGGCATCGCTTTCTCCAACGCCTTCAGCCCGGTGCCGCTGGGCATGGCCGCCGTGATGCCGACGACCGAGTTGTCCTTTTGGCAGAGCTTCACCATCGCCTGGCCGAAAACATCCTGCCAGTTCGGCGGCGTGCCGGGTTTCGGCGCCGGTCCCGTGCCGGTCTTGATGTCGTAAGGGCCGGTGCCGTGAAACTTTTCGGGGTGCTGGATCGCGACATCGTAGCCCTTGCCTTTTTTCGTCAGGACGTGCAGCACTACCGGCAGCTCGGAAATCTTCGCGTACTCCAGAACACTGATGAGCAGCGGCAGGTCGTGGCCGTTAATCGGCCCGATGTAGCGCAGGCCCATTTCCTCGAAGATGACGCTGTTGCCAAAACCGCCGCGGCCATCCGTGCCCAAATGACTGTCGGTCGGCCGCAGCGAAACTTCCGTGACCGCGCCTTTGAAGCCTTCCTCGGCCTTGTGCGCGAGTCTCAACGCCAGTTCGCCCTTGGGCAAACGCTTCATCAGCCGCTCAAAATCCTTGTGCAACCGGTTGTAGGAAGGGTGCGTGATGATCTTGTTCAGGTAATTGGCAATCGCGCCGACATTCTTGGCGATGCTCCACTCGTTGTCATTCAGGATGCCGACGAATTTTTTCGTCGTGTGCGCGATGTTGTTGAGCGCCTCGAAGGAAATGCCGTTGGTCAGCGCCGCATCGCCGAAGATGCAAACCACGTTCTCGTCGCTGCGCCGCTGGTCCCGCGCCGCGCACATGCCCAGCGCGGCGGACAGGGCCGTGCCCGCATGTCCCGCCCCATAACAATCGTGCTCGCTCTCGGTGCGGAGGGAAAAGCCATTCAAACCGTCCGTGGTGCGGATGGTATTGAACCGGTTTTTGCGTCCGGTGAGCAGTTTGTGGACGTAGCTCTGGTGGCTCACGTCCCAGACAAATTTATCCTTCGGTGTGGAAAAGACGCGGTGCAGGGCAATGGTGAGCTCCACCACGCCCAGGTTCGGTCCCAGATGACCGCCGTTCCTGGACAGGACCGTGATCAGTTCGTGGCGGATTTCCTCCGCCAGTTGCTGCAACTGGTCCAGCTTGAGTTTCTTGACGTGCTCCGGACTGTCCACCATGTCGAGATATCGGTTCATAGTGAGAAAAGGCAGGGTTTGTGTGATGAAATGATGCGCCGATGGATGACGAAAGAAATCAACAATCCAAAGTTCCAATACTCTGATGTCCCAGGGTTGTGCGGGTTCGCGTTCAAGGATGCGGGGAATTATTCCGCGGCGGAATCATCGGCGAGCGAGACCGGCTTGAGCGTCAGTTCGCCGCCGGCGCTTTTTTCCAGTTGCCGGATCTTGAGCTCCGCTTCCGAAAGTTTGGACTGGCAGATTCTGGCAAGGCGCGTGCCTTCCTCGAAGCGGGCCAGCAGCGTCTCCAGCGGCAGCTCATCGGACTCCATGGCTTCGACGATGCCTTCGAGCTTTTTCAGCGCCTCTTCAAAAGGCAGGTCTTTGGCGGTGGAGGACTGGGCTGCCGCCGCTTTGGTTGTCTTCGACACAAGACGGAAATTAGAACAAGCCGGACGTTGCGTCTAGCGGATTGTCGGAAGCCGGACCGCTCCTCTGAAACCGCAGGCGTCCATCGCAAAAGCATTTATGCCTGCTCAATCCTCTTCCCAGCGGAATCGCGCCACTGCAATTGCACCCAACAGGATGGCAAAGCCGAACAGGACGGCGATCGCGCCCAGCGCCGATCCCAATCCCAGCCCGCGCCACGTCGCCCCATCCAGTCCGTCCATCGCCCAGCGCGTCGGCATGACCAGGGTGACCTTCTGAAGCCACTGGGGAAAAATGAAGGATGGCATCCACGCGCCCCCGAGCATCACAAGCATCAGGATGGCGAAAATGGCGATACCGCGTGTTGCTTCCGGCGTACGGCCGATGGCCGCGAGCAGCAAACCGATGCTCGCCGCCAGCACGGCAATGCCGACATTGCAACCAATGAACCCCAGCCAGCTGCCGTCAATCCGCACTTTGAAAACGATGACGGCGAAACCCCAGCAGATCGCCAGTGTGATCAGCGAAATCAGCGCGCCGCTGGTCGCGCGGCTCCCCAGCAGCATCCCGCGCGAGAGCGGCGCGGCGCGCAGCCGCCGCCACAATCCGCGCTGGCGTTCGTAGAGAATGCCGACGCCGAACTCAATGGCCGCCATCAGCACAAATTGCATGGTCATGCCCGCAAACGAATGCGCGTAACCATTGTAGCGGGTCTCCTGCTTCGCCGTGAGCTTTTCGCTGCGCACTTCGTAAGGCAGCCGCATGCCGCCGCCGCCGAAGGGGCCCGAGTTGGTCGCGCCCGACGCCTCGGCGCGCGTCATCCAGCGCTCGGCGCTCGTGAGCAGTTCGCGCAGCATTTGTTTGTCGCTGTCGCTCAGCCCGGCGCCGCCGTCCAGCGAATCGAGCGACTCGTGCATCAGTTTTCTGCCGTCGTCGCCGGAGAACGCGCGCTTGCTGATCGCCTGCATCACGTGTTGCATCAGGATGCCCTTCACCATGCTCGCCTCGACGTCACGCGACGGGTCCTGCAGAACGATGATCTCCGGCTTTTCTATCGGCCGAAAGAACGCCCGCGCCGCGCTGTCCCCGAAGTCTTTCGGGAAAATCACCGCCACCGGCACCTTCCCCTGGACCACGGCCTGCCGCGCCTCCGCCTCCCCGAGCACGCCGACTCTGAGATTCGCGTCATTCAAAAGATTGGTGGTGATCTCCCGGGTGGCCGCGCCGCGATCCAGATCAACGACGTCCACCGACACGCCGGTGTTTTTATGTTCACCGCTGGCGCCGCCCATGATAAATCCAAAAAACGAGGCGATGACAATCGGCACGGCGATGGTGATGATCACCGCGCGGCGGTTGTTGAAATGCAGCGTGAGGTCTTTGCGAATGAGAGCGAAAAAAGCGCGCCAGTTCATTTGTCGCGGAGGTTATGCCCGGTCAGTTCGAGAAAGACGGATTCCAGGTTGGGACGCTCGCTTTGCAGGTGCACGAACGCCTGCCGCCGCTGTGTCAGAAAGCTCAGGACCGTCGGAGCGCTGGTCGCCAGTTCGTCGAGCGCCACCACCAGTTCATTTGCATTCAAACCCGCGGAGCGTACTCCCGCGAGGGTTTTCAATTCATCGAGCCACGTAGCGCCGTCCGGGTTCGCGAGTTCGATTTTCAAATGGCAGGCCCTGGTCGCGCGGTTTTTCAAGCCCGTCACCGTGTCATCGGCAATGACCTTGCCGCTGTCGATAATCACGACCCGGTCGCACAACCGTTCCACCTCCTCCATGTAATGCGTCGTATACAGCACCGTCTTGCCGCGGGCGCGCAGGGCGGCGATGTTATCGAAGATGGCGTTGCGGCTCTGTGGATCAACACCCACGGTCGGTTCGTCCAACAACAACAGTTGTGGATCGTGCAGCAAAGCGCACGCGAGGTTCAATCGCCGCTTCATGCCGCCGCTGAACGTTTTCACCTTGTCCTGTCCGCGATCGCCAAGGCCAACCAGATCCAGCGCCGCCGCCATGCGCTGCTTGAGCGTCACCGCTTCCAGATTGTAGAGCGCACCGAAGAACCGCAGGTTGTCGCTTGCGCTCAAATCCTCAAACAAAGCCAGTTCCTGCGGCACCAGCCCCATCCGGCTCTTGATCGCGTCGGTGTCACCCGCCAGCCTGCGCCCTTCGATCAACACTTCGCCCCGGTCCGGCGTAATGAGACCTGTAACGATGGAAAGCGTGGTGGTCTTGCCCGCGCCATTCGGTCCGAGCAACGCGAGGCACTCGCCTGCATTCACGTGAAATGATACACCATCCACGGCGCGCAATGTGCCGAAGCTTTTCGAAACCTCCCGCACTTCAAGCAACGCGGACTGCGGCCTGGCTGGCGTTTTCACTCTGCAATCTAGTAACTCTGCAACCCCGCGACGACGTCAAGTTGATTCGCCGGGTTTCGTCGGAATAAAAACAGTCGGGTGTCCGGTTTTGCTGCGCCTTGTTGCCGCCGATAACGCCGCGCAATCTGGAGATGCGCTGCGCCTCCGCGCGTTATTCCTCGACGACGCTGTGAATTTCTCCTCTTTTCAATCGCGTCTTCAACCGCTGGCCACGCCTTGCCTCGGCCGCGTCACGAATCACTTTGCCGGTCGCGGCATTGGTCGTGATGGAATATCCGCGCTCCAGAACGTTTGCTGGCGAAAGCAGGCGCAGGCGCGCTTCCACCGTCGAGAGCCGATGCCGCACGTTTTTGAAACCGTTCCGGCACCGCTCCTCCAGCCGGTTCCGCAGGTCGCGCAAGGTCTCGCGGCGATGCAAAAGCAATTGAGCGGGTCGAACTCGCGCAAGTCTCTGCCGCGCGGTCTGCCAGGACGTCGCCCGTTCGCGCCAGCGAAACTTCCCGGCACGCAGCAGGGCCGACTGCAAATCGTCGAGCAACTGCAGCTTCTCGTTCAGGCGCCGCCGGGGATGCGCTCGCGCAACCCGCAGCGTCAGTTGTTCGAGATCTTCCCGCTCGCGGTCCAGCCGACGCCGGACACGCTGTGCCATCACACCCCGCGCTTCCTCAACGAAGTCGCGGCTGGCAAACACGCCTTCAGTAATGATTTCCGCCGCGGCACTGGGCGTGGCGGCCCGCACGTCCGCGACAAAATCACCGATGGTAAAATCAATTTCGTGTCCGACCGCAGACACGACGGGAATCGCCGATTCAAAAATCGCGCGGGCGACAACCTCCTCGTTGAACGCCCATAAATCCTCCAGGCTCCCGCCGCCGCGCGTAACCAGAATCAAATCAATTCTGGGTTCCGGGTTCTGGATTCTGAATTCGTTCAACAGCCGGATCGCTTCGGCAATTTCCTCCGCCGCGCCGTCGCCTTGCACCCGGCATGGCGCGAGAACGATTTCCAACGCCGGATTTCGCCGCTGCACGACATGCAACACGTCGCGAATCGCAGCGCCCGTCGGCGA
Protein-coding regions in this window:
- a CDS encoding prolyl oligopeptidase family serine peptidase, coding for MRKLTSEDTSYRGSWFTVALLLSLAELFSGCGQGGHQAVVKHVSGAPSYEDFESIPIALEPVWSPTGQELLYMASTMVRKEFRIYRVSAEGGAPQLLLDDVTAGEPAWSPDGRRIAFTSKRSGRPQVWLMNRDGTGLEQLTRSSAEFTGQASWSPNGKEVAFFSIPKPQIWVISLADRKPRPFAVGNHPAWSPDGKRIAFVEVASETNSVTVKDVATGAVKNLRCSQTMSGDNPAMPRVSWSADGQHLISAILTNGCWQIIVIDVGKDALEAMSSLDGSILSQTVSPDGQRIACSIEDTDHPPSIQVRAANGTDKKQITAVPAFVRAKLVTYTSADGLKIPAFLYLPKADTARLPAIVWLHGGAHGFAGNQFDDQIQYFAAHGFVVLAVNFRSSAGFGPDLARLDPTGKKQMEDVVASTAYLKTVSGVDPNRIAVLGQSGGALLALFAITHEPGLFAAAVDFYGPTDLVTWYKNSRESRAMLIAILGGTPTEKPDAYRAASPDKFVENIRTPLLIVHGDADAAVPISQALELAKLLQKANKRFELVRIEGGDHGFRTRRAEALERTFVFLSNTLRN
- a CDS encoding H-X9-DG-CTERM domain-containing protein — encoded protein: MIELLGVIAVIAVLTALLIVAVLKAKERARQMVCVNNVRQLGLALQGAVTENHTYPLVINPSWIAVLQHTQLSNSTNRTSVSQYLSQGVWQCPSAHKPSGFSPDKGYASYGYNWYGLSARTDMNSLGLGGHNVWNGPRLAAPPVNESEVANPSEMMAIGDGFEGGNKIIHDGGMALWRIYGLQDYLGSTERSDARHQGKANVAFCDGHVESPTLQLLFEDTSDAALVRWNRDHQPHREKLGQ
- the dxs gene encoding 1-deoxy-D-xylulose-5-phosphate synthase, which encodes MNRYLDMVDSPEHVKKLKLDQLQQLAEEIRHELITVLSRNGGHLGPNLGVVELTIALHRVFSTPKDKFVWDVSHQSYVHKLLTGRKNRFNTIRTTDGLNGFSLRTESEHDCYGAGHAGTALSAALGMCAARDQRRSDENVVCIFGDAALTNGISFEALNNIAHTTKKFVGILNDNEWSIAKNVGAIANYLNKIITHPSYNRLHKDFERLMKRLPKGELALRLAHKAEEGFKGAVTEVSLRPTDSHLGTDGRGGFGNSVIFEEMGLRYIGPINGHDLPLLISVLEYAKISELPVVLHVLTKKGKGYDVAIQHPEKFHGTGPYDIKTGTGPAPKPGTPPNWQDVFGQAMVKLCQKDNSVVGITAAMPSGTGLKALEKAMPTRYYDVGIAEEHGVIFAAGMATMGYHPVCAIYSTFLQRAYDCLHHDVCLQDLPVIFCMDRAGLSANDGPTHHGLFDIAYLRCLPNLIAMAPKDEDELVDMMFTATHQNHPCFIRYPRGPAEGVPIKDMPRLLEIGKAEVIQNFSPLSDSLSPSEGERGRVRGGGRKVAFFALGNMQKMARQAAEQLAADGCDCAIINPRFTKPLDAAITEFFGRAADVVVTLEDHALMGGYGSSVLELFSDKHVTTPVVRIGWPDQFIEHASSVDYLRQKHGLTAENAVAQVKSQFADEPLASQSVAVT
- a CDS encoding exodeoxyribonuclease VII small subunit, encoding MSKTTKAAAAQSSTAKDLPFEEALKKLEGIVEAMESDELPLETLLARFEEGTRLARICQSKLSEAELKIRQLEKSAGGELTLKPVSLADDSAAE
- a CDS encoding ABC transporter permease; the encoded protein is MNWRAFFALIRKDLTLHFNNRRAVIITIAVPIVIASFFGFIMGGASGEHKNTGVSVDVVDLDRGAATREITTNLLNDANLRVGVLGEAEARQAVVQGKVPVAVIFPKDFGDSAARAFFRPIEKPEIIVLQDPSRDVEASMVKGILMQHVMQAISKRAFSGDDGRKLMHESLDSLDGGAGLSDSDKQMLRELLTSAERWMTRAEASGATNSGPFGGGGMRLPYEVRSEKLTAKQETRYNGYAHSFAGMTMQFVLMAAIEFGVGILYERQRGLWRRLRAAPLSRGMLLGSRATSGALISLITLAICWGFAVIVFKVRIDGSWLGFIGCNVGIAVLAASIGLLLAAIGRTPEATRGIAIFAILMLVMLGGAWMPSFIFPQWLQKVTLVMPTRWAMDGLDGATWRGLGLGSALGAIAVLFGFAILLGAIAVARFRWEED
- a CDS encoding ABC transporter ATP-binding protein; protein product: MKTPARPQSALLEVREVSKSFGTLRAVDGVSFHVNAGECLALLGPNGAGKTTTLSIVTGLITPDRGEVLIEGRRLAGDTDAIKSRMGLVPQELALFEDLSASDNLRFFGALYNLEAVTLKQRMAAALDLVGLGDRGQDKVKTFSGGMKRRLNLACALLHDPQLLLLDEPTVGVDPQSRNAIFDNIAALRARGKTVLYTTHYMEEVERLCDRVVIIDSGKVIADDTVTGLKNRATRACHLKIELANPDGATWLDELKTLAGVRSAGLNANELVVALDELATSAPTVLSFLTQRRQAFVHLQSERPNLESVFLELTGHNLRDK
- the xseA gene encoding exodeoxyribonuclease VII large subunit, producing the protein MSKQTKSQWDFGELFPTEQTRRVLSVSELTAQVKQLLEKQVGSIWVTGEVTNLRAQSSGHIYFTLKDAASQLSCVLFSREKVPHRHLLADGQKVLLQGDVTVYEARGQYQLIVRAVELQGVGALQIAFEKLKQKLAAEGLFETERKRRLPKYPQRIGLITSPTGAAIRDVLHVVQRRNPALEIVLAPCRVQGDGAAEEIAEAIRLLNEFRIQNPEPRIDLILVTRGGGSLEDLWAFNEEVVARAIFESAIPVVSAVGHEIDFTIGDFVADVRAATPSAAAEIITEGVFASRDFVEEARGVMAQRVRRRLDREREDLEQLTLRVARAHPRRRLNEKLQLLDDLQSALLRAGKFRWRERATSWQTARQRLARVRPAQLLLHRRETLRDLRNRLEERCRNGFKNVRHRLSTVEARLRLLSPANVLERGYSITTNAATGKVIRDAAEARRGQRLKTRLKRGEIHSVVEE